The following proteins are encoded in a genomic region of Rattus rattus isolate New Zealand chromosome 2, Rrattus_CSIRO_v1, whole genome shotgun sequence:
- the LOC116892731 gene encoding olfactory receptor 5-like — MEKSLELANMTRVQQFILLGLSTRLDIRDALFAVFLTLYLLTLVENTLIIYLICSHSELHKPMYFFLGNLSCLEMCYVSVTMPTLLVGLWTGPYHISFTLCMTQLFFFIVLICTECTLLASMAYDRYVAICCPLHYPLLMRPQVCLGLALSSWLGGLVVSVAKTTCIASLSYCGPNVLNQFFCDVSPLLNLSCTHVALTELVDFISAIVIFCGTLLVSLASYSAIGMAVLRMPSAAARRKAFSTCASHLVVVGIFYSAALFIYCRPSRIKSMDLNKVLSVIYMVVTPLCNPIIYCLRNKEVHTVLKKTLHWP, encoded by the coding sequence ATGGAGAAGTCCTTGGAGTTGGCCAACATGACCAGGGTTCAGCAGTTCATCTTGCTGGGATTGTCAACTAGGCTGGACATAAGGGATGCCCTATTTGCTGTCTTCTTGACTCTCTACCTGCTGACACTCGTGGAGAACACACTCATCATCTACCTCATCTGCAGTCACAGTGAGCTCCACAagcccatgtacttcttcctgggCAACCTCAGCTGCCTGGAGATGTGCTATGTGTCTGTCACCATGCCCACTCTACTCGTGGGGCTATGGACCGGGCCCTACCATATTTCCTTCACACTCTGCATGACACAACTCTTCTTCTTCATAGTCCTCATCTGCACAGAGTGCaccctcctggcctccatggcttATGACCGCTATGTAGCCATCTGCTGCCCACTACACTATCCACTGCTCATGAGGCCCCAAGTATGCCTGGGCTTAGCCTTGTCTTCGTGGCTGGGTGGGCTGGTGGTCTCAGTAGCCAAAACAACATGCATTGCCAGCCTGTCTTACTGTGGCCCCAATGTCCTCAACCAATTTTTCTGTGATGTCTCCCCTCTGCTCAACTTGTCCTGCACCCACGTGGCCCTCACAGAGCTGGTAGACTTCATCTCAGCCATTGTCATCTTCTGTGGAACACTCCTGGTGTCCCTGGCCTCCTACTCAGCCATCGGAATGGCTGTACTCCGCATGCCATCAGCTGCTGCCCGGCGCAAGGCCTTCTCCACCTGTGCCTCCCACCTGGTAGTGGTGGGCATTTTCTACTCAGCGGCTCTCTTCATCTATTGCCGCCCCAGCCGCATCAAGTCCATGGACCTCAACAAGGTGCTGTCTGTCATCTACATGGTGGTCACACCTCTCTGCAACCCTATCATCTACTGTTTAAGGAATAAGGAGGTCCACACTGTGCTGAAGAAGACTCTCCATTGGCCTTGA
- the LOC116892728 gene encoding LOW QUALITY PROTEIN: olfactory receptor 10A7-like (The sequence of the model RefSeq protein was modified relative to this genomic sequence to represent the inferred CDS: deleted 1 base in 1 codon) produces the protein MPPSWAVPPWANQSRTHELEFVLLGFAHVPSLRPMLAVLFLAAFLLTLLGNTLIVLLTSLDLGLRTPMYFFLRQLALVEICFSLDVAPRLLVTLLQPGRGVSSTSCALQLLLVLSCVTSECFLLTVMAWDRFLAICRPLRYGAIMSPQLCHLLATTCWLAGIPVALVFTIWLFKFPFCGARGIRHFFCDIAPLLSLVCADTRVFEANVFVATVLVIMVPFCLIATSYVMILAAVLRMPSASGRHKALSTCASHLIVVILFYGTTGVIHLRPKASYSPESKQVVSLSYTMVTPMLNPLIYSLRNKEVKAAFGRVCCGR, from the exons ATGCCACCCTCCtgggcagtgccaccctgggCCAATCAGAGCCGCACACACGAGCTGGAGTTCGTGCTGTTGGGTTTTGCACACGTGCCTTCCTTACGCCCAATGCTCGCAGTGCTCTTCCTGGCAGCCTTCCTGCTCACGCTGTTAGGCAACACGCTCATCGTCTTGCTCACCAGCCTGGACTTAGGCCTCCGCacgcccatgtacttcttccttcGTCAACTGGCGCTGGTGGAGATCTGCTTCTCACTGGATGTAGCACCCCGTCTGCTGGTGACCCTGCTGCAGCCTGGACGTGGGGTGTCCTCCACGAGCTGTGCCCTGCAGCTGCTCCTTGTGCTGTCCTGTGTCACATCTGAGTGCTTCCTCCTAACAGTCATGGCCTGGGACCGTTTTCTAGCCATATGCAGGCCACTGCGTTATGGTGCCATCATGAGCCCGCAGCTGTGCCACCTGCTAGCTACCACCTGCTGGCTGGCAGGAATCCCTGTTGCACTCGTCTTCACTATCTGGctctttaaattccccttctgtGGGGCACGGGGTATCCGACATTTCTTCTGTGACATAGCACCTCTGCTGAGTCTGGTGTGTGCAGACACCAGAGTCTTCGAGGCCAATGTGTTCGTGGCCACCGTCCTTGTCATCATGGTTCCCTTCTGTCTCATAGCCACATCCTATGTGATGATTCTGGCTGCTGTCCTTAGGATGCCATCAGCCTCTGGGCGCCACAAGGCCCTGTCCACCTGTGCCTCCCACCTTATAGTGGTAATTCTGTTTTATGGCACAACA GGAGTCATCCACTTGCGCCCCAAGGCCAGCTACTCTCCTGAGAGCAAGCAAGTGGTGTCCCTGTCGTATACCATGGTGACCCCTATGCTCAACCCCCTAATCTACAGCCTGCGGAACAAGGAGGTCAAGGCTGCCTTTGGGCGTGTGTGCTGTGGACGTTAA